A region from the Synergistaceae bacterium genome encodes:
- a CDS encoding hemolysin family protein yields the protein MLYGVVIVFLLIVSSAFLSMGEISLAASRRVKLRVLLSEGKTDASQVLAFQEQSGMFFTTVQIGLNAVAIFGGIVSDSFLSPRIAALFPDFISRSSAEKTASLISFLMITLAFVLFADVIPKRVAMAFPEAVALRWAMPMRKLITFFSPLSKSLNALVNAVFKLVGMTEKRRDDVTSDDLYAMMEAGALAGVLRNQEKELIGNVFELDSRTVPSAMTVRENVVYFDIHESEESIRVKVAEHPHTTYPVCRGNIDHVIGYVDSKDLLSRLLKSRSLELTDAAQIRPPLILPDTLTLAEAMDQFKGRGEDLAVVLNEYALVVGILSLKDIMVMLMGNVAGQEEQIMKRDDHSWLVEGGTPIDDVMSAFKIEEFPSSENYETVGGFLTYMLRRIPRRTDLVSFGGYSFEVMDIDNYKIDQILVTRLEDKEAKIEEKFEVKVETEATVKKEE from the coding sequence ATGTTATACGGAGTTGTGATTGTATTTTTACTAATCGTCAGCAGCGCGTTTTTGTCGATGGGGGAGATTTCCCTGGCGGCTTCCCGCCGGGTGAAGCTGCGGGTTCTTTTGAGCGAGGGCAAGACCGACGCGTCCCAGGTTCTTGCTTTTCAGGAACAGTCGGGGATGTTCTTCACGACGGTCCAGATCGGGCTGAACGCCGTCGCGATTTTCGGGGGTATCGTGAGCGATTCCTTTCTGTCTCCCCGCATCGCCGCTCTTTTCCCAGATTTCATCTCGCGTTCCTCGGCGGAAAAAACCGCTTCCCTTATCTCTTTTCTTATGATAACACTGGCGTTTGTTCTTTTCGCGGACGTAATCCCTAAGCGTGTGGCAATGGCTTTTCCTGAGGCGGTGGCCCTGCGGTGGGCGATGCCAATGCGAAAACTGATTACCTTCTTCAGTCCCCTAAGCAAGAGTTTGAACGCCTTGGTGAACGCCGTTTTCAAACTTGTGGGCATGACGGAGAAGAGGCGCGACGACGTCACGTCAGACGATCTCTATGCGATGATGGAGGCGGGGGCTCTGGCGGGCGTGCTTCGTAACCAGGAAAAGGAACTGATCGGTAACGTGTTCGAACTGGACTCCCGCACCGTGCCCTCAGCCATGACGGTGAGGGAGAACGTCGTTTACTTTGACATTCACGAAAGCGAGGAGAGCATTCGGGTCAAGGTGGCGGAGCATCCCCACACCACCTATCCCGTGTGTCGGGGAAACATCGACCACGTGATTGGCTATGTGGACTCGAAAGACCTCTTATCCCGTCTACTCAAGAGCAGAAGTCTGGAATTGACGGACGCCGCGCAGATTAGACCCCCGTTGATCCTTCCTGACACCCTCACCCTGGCGGAGGCTATGGACCAGTTTAAGGGTCGGGGTGAGGACTTGGCGGTGGTGTTGAATGAATACGCTTTGGTAGTGGGTATTCTGTCTTTGAAAGACATCATGGTGATGCTCATGGGCAATGTCGCGGGACAGGAAGAGCAGATCATGAAACGGGATGATCACTCTTGGCTTGTGGAAGGGGGCACACCCATAGACGATGTGATGAGCGCGTTCAAGATCGAAGAATTTCCCAGCTCGGAAAACTACGAGACTGTGGGAGGATTTTTGACCTACATGCTGCGCCGGATTCCTCGCCGCACGGACTTGGTGAGCTTTGGGGGCTATAGCTTTGAGGTGATGGACATCGACAACTACAAAATCGATCAGATCCTCGTTACGCGCTTAGAGGATAAAGAGGCTAAAATAGAAGAGAAATTTGAGGTTAAGGTGGAGACGGAGGCAACGGTGAAGAAAGAAGAGTGA
- a CDS encoding 4Fe-4S binding protein has translation MAKAVVDADTCVGCEACVGTCPVEAIAIDEGKAKVNADTCIECGSCVSTCPVSAISQ, from the coding sequence ATGGCAAAGGCGGTAGTAGATGCCGATACCTGTGTGGGGTGTGAGGCATGTGTGGGGACGTGCCCAGTGGAAGCCATCGCTATCGATGAGGGAAAGGCGAAAGTGAACGCCGATACCTGTATCGAGTGCGGAAGCTGTGTTTCAACTTGCCCAGTCAGCGCGATTTCTCAATAA
- a CDS encoding META domain-containing protein, translating to MMTGLEKFFKTLRLGVQLGTIFVITLTLMADTVWAADSSEDELVVFPEGLPCVMKRVPTDSGERFEAEGDPSTFFLSDGATAVLKISGHNYPKYVLIRNFSDEDDFTLTVDGKNYAMKSAISASGAKYEAENDPSTSLWNKGKEVFLEIGGKEYLGYDIWRPDREIWLSDPSFPTELEWKVASIADLEVIPGSTVTLTFHSDGKLSGKASINNFTSLWIASGYKILITNGISTKMAGSKELMDQEERFLTFLSGIDRFEFRKEGVALINKDDEEILLKR from the coding sequence ATGATGACGGGATTAGAAAAATTTTTCAAAACATTACGGTTGGGGGTGCAGTTAGGAACTATTTTTGTGATAACTTTGACGCTTATGGCGGACACGGTTTGGGCGGCTGACTCTTCAGAAGACGAACTCGTGGTTTTCCCCGAAGGTTTGCCGTGTGTGATGAAGCGCGTGCCAACCGATTCGGGGGAGAGATTTGAGGCTGAAGGTGATCCGTCGACTTTTTTCCTGAGCGATGGCGCTACCGCCGTGCTCAAAATAAGCGGTCACAATTACCCGAAATATGTCCTCATAAGAAACTTTTCGGACGAAGACGATTTCACCCTGACTGTCGATGGCAAGAATTACGCGATGAAGAGCGCCATTTCCGCTTCCGGAGCAAAGTACGAGGCTGAAAACGATCCGTCGACCTCATTGTGGAACAAGGGAAAGGAGGTTTTCCTTGAGATCGGAGGGAAGGAGTATTTGGGCTATGATATCTGGCGACCTGATAGAGAAATATGGCTGTCGGACCCGAGCTTTCCGACCGAACTGGAGTGGAAGGTTGCGAGTATTGCCGACTTAGAGGTCATTCCGGGTTCCACCGTGACCCTCACCTTTCACTCTGATGGAAAACTCAGTGGAAAGGCTTCCATCAACAACTTCACGTCATTGTGGATCGCGTCCGGTTACAAAATCCTGATCACAAACGGGATCTCGACCAAAATGGCTGGTTCGAAGGAACTTATGGATCAGGAGGAGAGATTTCTCACATTCCTGTCTGGAATCGACAGGTTTGAATTTCGCAAAGAAGGAGTAGCGCTTATAAATAAGGACGATGAGGAGATTCTCCTGAAACGCTGA